A DNA window from Solanum lycopersicum chromosome 3, SLM_r2.1 contains the following coding sequences:
- the LOC101248180 gene encoding potassium channel SKOR-like: MDRGKRRSGELDSEEEEEFKVEDLNEETSTSIKLSASNWKNRLKLLRNYSTLDNSSTVSVRNNGESSSSRSRGRRDHRFIIRPDNWWYILWTQFILIWAVYSSFFTPLEFGFFRGLPENLFLLDIAGQIAFLIDIVVLFFVVYRDSHSHCMIYDRKLIAIRYLKSRFLLDLLGCFPWDAIYKASGRKEPVRYILWIRLSRALRVTELFERLEKDIRLNYLFTRIVKLFVVELYCTHTAACFFYYLATTLPPWEEGYTWIGSLKMGDYNYTDFRDIDLWTRYITSLYFAVVTMATVGYGEIHAVNVREMIFVMIYVSVDMILGAYLLGNMAALIVKGSKTERFRDKMADLIKYMNRNKLGKSLSKEIKDHVRLQYESRYNESSVLQDIPASIRAKIARKLYEPYIRGVPLFRGCSDEFIEQIAIKVHEEFFLPGEVILEQGSMADQLYFVCHGKVEELTKSEENETEESLLDLHTYNSVGEISVLCNIPVPYTVQVSELSRLLRIDKQSLVEILGIYFSDGRVIINNLLEGRESSLRSKILESDITLNIAKHESELAMRLNCAAHDGDLYRLSRLIGAGAEPNRTDYDGRSPLHLAASRGHGDITAFLIQRGVEINGRDNFGYTPLLEAVKNSHDHVASLLVEAGALLGIDNDGTCLCEAVARRDVEYLRRLLANGINPNSKNYDFRTPLHLAASEGLYPISVLLLEAGASVFAVDRWGKSPLDEARVGGNKNLIKLLEDAKGSQLSEFSPSFGRSQDEGQGVKCRVFASEPKELKDERRKGVVLWVPQSLDELINTAKEQLRVSSANCVVSEDGAKILDTNMISDGQKLFLVSEYT; this comes from the exons ATGGATAGAGGAAAACGAAGATCCGGAGAATTAGattcagaagaagaagaagagtttaAGGTTGAAGATCTCAATGAAGAAACATCAACCTCCATCAAATTATCTGCGTCTAATTGGAAGAATCGGTTGAAGCTGCTGCGGAATTACTCTACTCTCGACAACAGTAGTACTGTTAGTGTTAGAAATAATGGAGAgagtagtagtagtagaagcAGGGGACGCAGAGATCACCGATTTATTATTCGCCCTGATAATTG GTGGTACATACTGTGGACGCAATTCATTCTGATATGGGCGGTGTACTCCTCCTTCTTCACTCCACTGGAGTTTGGCTTCTTCAGAGGACTCCCGGAAAATCTGTTCCTTCTCGATATCGCCGGCCAAATTGCTTTCCTCATCGACATAGTCGTTCTCTTCTTCGTTGTCTATCGAGACTCTCATTCTCACTGCATGATCTACGATCGTAAACTCATCGCCATTCG GTACTTGAAATCTCGTTTCCTCCTGGACTTGCTAGGTTGCTTTCCCTGGGATGCTATATACAAG GCTAGTGGCAGAAAGGAGCCAGTTAGGTATATCTTATGGATTAGGCTGAGCCGAGCCCTTAGGGTGACAGAACTTTTTGAGAGGTTGGAGAAAGATATCCGCCTGAACTATCTGTTTACAAGGATTGTAAAGTTATTTGTTGTCGAATTATACTGCACTCACACAGCTGCCTGCTTCTTTTACTATCTGGCTACTACATTGCCTCCGTGGGAAGAAGGTTATACATGGATAGGAAGTTTGAAGATGGGTGACTATAACTATACAGATTTCCGAGATATTGATTTATGGACTCGGTATATCACATCATTGTACTTTGCCGTTGTTACAATGGCAACTGTTG GTTATGGAGAAATTCATGCAGTAAATGTAAGGGAAATGATATTTGTGATGATCTATGTCTCTGTTGATATGATTCTCGGTGCCTACCTGCTCGGTAACATGGCAGCATTGATCGTAAAAGGATCCAAAACTGAAAGGTTTAGGGATAAAATGGCAGatcttataaaatatatgaacaGAAACAAGCTGGGGAAGAGCTTAAGCAAAGAGATCAAAGATCATGTCAGATTACAGTATGAGAGCCGTTATAATGAGTCTTCTGTTCTACAGGATATTCCAGCTTCAATTCGAGCTAAG ATTGCGCGGAAGTTATATGAGCCCTACATCAGGGGAGTCCCACTTTTCAGAGGTTGCTCGGATGAATTTATCGAACAGATT GCAATCAAAGTACATGAAGAATTTTTCCTTCCAGGGGAAGTTATTTTGGAACAGGGTAGCATGGCGGATCAACTGTATTTTGTCTGTCACGGTAAAGTG GAAGAACTAACAAAATCAGAAGAAAATGAAACTGAAGAATCTCTCCTGGATCTTCATACTTACAACTCTGTTGGTGAAATTTCAGTTCTTTGTAACATTCCAGTCCCTTATACAgttcaagtttctgaactatctAGACTACTACGAATTGATAAACAATCTCTAGTGGAGATTCTGGGAATATACTTCTCTGATGGTCGTGTGATCATCAATAACCTCCTTGAG GGAAGAGAGTCAAGCCTTCGGAGTAAGATATTGGAGTCAGACATAACACTAAATATTGCAAAACATGAATCTGAGCTGGCCATGAGGTTGAACTGTGCTGCTCATGATGGAGACTTGTATCGACTGAGTCGTTTAATTGGTGCAGGAGCAGAGCCTAACCGAACTGATTATGATGGAAGATCACCTCTG CATCTAGCTGCATCCAGGGGACATGGAGATATTACAGCTTTCCTTATCCAAAGAGGAGTGGAGATCAATGGCAGAG ATAACTTTGGCTACACTCCATTGCTTGAAGCAGTCAAGAATAGTCATGATCATGTGGCTTCTTTGCTGGTGGAAGCTGGGGCACTTCTAGGTATAGATAATGATGGGACTTGCCTTTGTGAGGCAGTTGCAAGAAGAGATGTAGAGTATTTGAGAAGACTTTTGGCCAACGGCATCAATCCTAACtccaaaaattatgattttcgAACACCACTTCACCTTGCTGCATCAGAAGGATTGTATCCAATTTCAGTATTACTGTTAGAAGCTGGGGCTAGTGTCTTTGCGGTGGACAG GTGGGGAAAAAGTCCACTTGATGAAGCTCGAGTAGGTGGAAACAAGAATCTTATTAAGTTACTGGAAGATGCAAAGGGTAGTCAATTATCAGAATTTTCTCCAAGTTTTGGTAGAAGTCAAG ATGAAGGACAGGGAGTTAAATGCAGAGTGTTTGCTTCAGAACCTAAGGAACTCAAAGACGAGAGAAGAAAAGGAGTCGTTCTATGGGTACCTCAAAGCCTTGATGAGCTCATTAACACAGCGAAGGAGCAATTAAGAGTTTCATCAGCAAATTGTGTAGTGTCAGAAGATGGAGCCAAAATCCTGGACACAAACATGATCTCTGATGGCCAAAAGCTGTTTTTAGTAAGCGAATACACATGA
- the LOC101244648 gene encoding large ribosomal subunit protein uL29c-like, translating into MMSLSIATPPSSVNFASKLNLSKSSFHGVRIAQVCPVHARSAHSIATTRSSSLMVVNMAKRDDELKEIRTKTTEELQEEIVDLKGELFMLRLQRSARNEFKSSEFLRMRKRIARMLTVKREREMEEGINKRISRKLDRKWKKSIVPRPPPSLKKLREEEAAEEAKESA; encoded by the exons ATGATGAGCCTCTCCATTGCCACTCCTCCTTCAAGTGTTAACTTTGCTTCCAAGTTAAACCTCTCTAAATCCTCCTTCCATGGCGTTCGAATTGCTCAAGTCTGTCCGGTTCATGCTCGAAGCGCGCATTCTATAGCGACCACTCGCTCTTCTTCATTAATGGTGGTGAATATGGCGAAGAGAGATGACGAATTGAAGGAAATTCGAACCAAAACTACTGAGGAGCTTCAGGAAGAGATTGTTGACCTTAAAGGAGAGCTCTTCATGCTTCGTCTTCAAAGATCAGCTCGTAATGAGTTTAAGTCAAGCGAGTTTCTTCGGATGCGTAAAAGG ATTGCTCGAATGCTTACTGTTAAACGGGAGCGTGAGATGGAAGAAGGAATTAACAAAAGGATATCCAGGAAGCTTGATCGGAAATGGAAGAAAAGCATTGTTCCTAGACCACCTCCTTCTTTGAAGAAGTTGCGAGAGGAAGAGGCAGCTGAAGAGGCTAAGGAATCTGCCTGA